The sequence ACGATGGCGACCGGGAGCACGAGGTAGTACGCGAAACGAATCTGGGTTGCGGTCATGCTAACGATGATCAGCGACCAGACGATCACCAGCGTGTGCTCGGCTCGGAGCTGTCGACCACGGAAGGGGCGGGCGACGAGAAGTGCGAGACCAGCCAGCATCGTGAAGAACGCGGTCCCGACCTGATCGGTGACGTGGCCGATGTAATCCGGCGGCCGCTGGGCCTCGGCGACAGTTGCTGCCGTCCCCTGGTCACCGATCGGGAGCATCCGCGACTGGACGTTGCCCACGAACGTGTCGAAGAGATCCGGAAGGACCACCGCGAGCGCGCCGAACGCAACGACCAGGAGGCCAGCGATCGCAGCCGGGTAATACTGGCGCTCGAGGTCGATGCCGTTCCACTGCCGGGCGAACCAGGCCATGAAGACACAGCCGATCGCGACGAGTGCCGCGGAGATGGGCTGCAGGGTGCTGAGGCCGGTGACGCTCGTGCTGATTCCTGGCACCTCGATCAGGAGTGCCGTCCCGATGGCGGTAACGCCCATGCTGATAGCGCCGACGAAGGCTACGTGATCCGGCGAGACGTTCCGGACGTAGTCGAGACAGAGCTGGACGGTGAAGTAGATCGCGAAGATACCGATCAGCGCGATCCCCGGCGGCCACACCCAGATGTAGAGGGTAAGGGCGATTCCGGCGAGGATGCTGTAGAGTGCAGGTCGACGAAGCGCGTTCCAGTCGGCGTCGACCACCAGTTCGTAGATCGGCCGGTCCTGTTCGACGACGCGGAGTGCGACCATCATCGCGAGCACGGCGATCGCCATGAAGAGCACTTCGGCGACGTGGTGCTGGAGCATCCCGGCCGTGGAGCGACCGAGGAACTCGCCGGGTGCGAGTGCGAGGAGGACGACCGAAACAATTCCACCGATCGTCCCGCCGAGCCGTCGACCGGCGAAGAAGACCGGAATCGCGACGAGCGCTGCCATCACCGGGACAGCGAGCAGGGCGACGGTGTAGAGGGTTTCCGTGGAGGGATCGCCGAGCCCGACGATCATCGCCGCGGTCACGATGAGCTGGTCGAACAGCGTGCCGAACTGGCCGACATAACTACCGTCCGGAAATCCAGTCCAGATATCGAACGGCATCGTTCGCGGGTAGTTTTCGGCCGTCCAGTCGATCGCACGCCAGTGATACCAGGAATCCACCGCGGCGAGGGCGGGATTGCCGTCCTCCATCGCGAACCTGTCGTACGCCTGCACTCGAGTCAAAAACATGAAGATCATCACGACCCCGATGATCGGGATGTGATACCACTGATCCCACCGCTCGAGGAGTGACAGGTCCGTCCGCTCCTCTACGTGGTCCGTTTCGGTGCTCATTAGCACTCACGAGTGCCAAGTAGCGAATAAACTTTGTCATCTACTCGCGGCGCTATCAGGTTCTCTGGACTGTGATCGCCCCCTGTACTGTCTGTGCCGCTGACCACTGGCCGACGTTCGGGGATACCCGATTTGAAATCGAGAGACTGTCATAACCCGAATCGCTCGTCGCACTCTCGGTGTCGTCTTCCACCAGTCTGTGTCATCGGAAGGACTTTGCGTTCCCGGTAGACCATCACACTCAATGGGAGGTCTTCGTTCGAGTCTCCGTCATGGTGCCCGACTCGTCGTGGCTCCGGTGGTGTTCGTACTCTCGCTCGTCGTGCCGCGAACCGACCATATATGGGTGTTTATGGCCGGTGAGGGCTCGAGATTCGCCGACAACTCGAAGTACCTCTTCTTGCACTGCGACGAGAAAGCTGACGTGCGGAACGTCTGGATCGGAACCGACCCCGAGATAATCGCAGAGATACGAAACGCAGGACACGAGGCGTATCTGACGAGAAGCCTCCGTGGAAAATACGTCATGCTGCGAGCGGGTGTCTACTTCGAGACCCACGGTCCGATCGCGCCCGAGTATACGGGGACCGCCAGGCTCGTCCACCTCACCCACGGCAACTACCTCAAGGTAATGCTCAACGACCACACCCGCGACTGGCCGTGGCTCCTCGAGTTCGCGGTTGACGTGTTCTTCGAGCGCCGCCGACGGTACGTGGTTACCTCCGACGGGTCGCCGATGGATAATATGATGAGTATGCGTGATGTACCGGCCGAGCGGATGCTGGTCACTGGCTTCCCCCGGAACGATGTTCTCCTGCAAGACGTTCGGGGCGAACGGCTCGGAGTCGACCAGCGGGTCCTCGAGGAGTATCTCCAAGTCGCAGGCAACGGCGATGTCGTCCTGTACGCACCGACCTACAGGGAAGCCTACGGTGAGCGTAACGGCACATCGTTCGCCGAATTCGACATCCCGTTTGCAGCGCTGAACGACATTCTGGCCGACCACGATGCGCACCTGTTCGTCTCACCCCATCCGGCGACGACGTTCGATCACAATCTCGAGGGATACGACCACGTCAGTGTACTCGAGACGGGCGGCGACCTGTATCCGTATCTCGAGCACTGTGACGTTCTCGTCACCGACTATTCCGGAATCTTCTATGATTACCTGTTACTCGATCGGCCGATGGTATTCTATGCGCCGGACCTCAAGGCGTACGAGTCCGACAGGGGACTGTACTTCGACTACGAAGACCACGTTCCAGGTCCGGTCGCGACCGATTCTTCGCAGTTCGTTCAGTCGATTCGGGAAGCAATGGACGGTGACGACAGGTATAGTGACAGACGTGAGCACCTCCGAGACGAGTTTTACGCCGATCCGGATGGGAACGCTTCCGAACGCGTCGTCCGAGCAGTCGTCGAGTGGCTGCAGTGACACTGGAATACTAGCCGTAGACTCCGGTGATTCGGACCCTATTCTGTTATGAGTTACCCATACAAAAGCTTCACAACGCTTATTCTGACCCCTTCTCAACTCGTACCGAATGCAGGTTTCCGTCGTCGTCTGTACGTACGCACCCGAACGCTACGATGACTTCGTCGAGGCCGTCGAGAGCGTCCTCGAACAGACCTACGATTCGCTCGAGGTCGTACTCGTCGTCGACGGGACCGAAGAGGTCTACGAGCAGGTACAGTCGGATTTTGGAGCCCTGGAGAACGTCGTCACACACTGTAACGACGAGAATCGGGGCGTGTCCGCCAGTCGGACGACAGGTGCCGAACTGGCGAGCGGTGACGTAGTCGCGTTTATCGACGACGACGCGATCGCCGAACCCAACTGGGCCGCGGAGTTGGTGGCGGTGTACGAGTCGACCGATGCACTCGCAGTCGGTGGCCGAATGGTCGGGGAATGGCTCGCCGGCCGGCCGTGGTTCCTTCCTGAGGAGTTTTACTGGCTCGTCGGCGTGACCTATCCCGGCTTCGCCGAGGACGGTGCAGAGGTGCGAAACACGTTCGAATCGAACATTTCGTTTCGTCGGGACGTCTTCCTCGAGCTCGGTGGATTCGACCCCGATCTGGGACCGACAGCCGACGAGTACAGTCACTCCGAAGGGGCCGAGATCGGTGCACGATTGCGGGCGACGTATGGTCGGGGAGTCGTCTATACCGCCGACGCGGTCGTTCGACACAAGGTCTTCGAACATCGGATTCAGTTCAGCTGGTTGTGCAAGCGAGCTTTCGAACAGGGACAGTCGAAACGAGCGATGGAACGACGGGACGCTGCGTCGGCTGGTGAAGAATACGGGTATCTGCGGATGCTGTTCACCCAGCATGTCCCGCGACGGATTCGACAACTATTGCAGTCGCCATCGAGCGCTGCTGTGGTGCAGTTCCTGATGATGTTCGTCTTCACTTTGATCGTGGGTGTTGGGTACGTGCACAGCGCTGCAATGGCGTTTAGGGGTGAGTAACTGTCCAATGCAGTGAGAACGACTGCTAGAGAGCCACCGGACACGAAAGCCATCTTCAGCGAGCTAATTTCGCGTGCATTCCAAAGCGGTACGTATTTTCGCTGCTGCACGAAACGAGATGCTATGTCGGATATCGACGACGTCTGCGTCGTCACTCATCCGCTCGGATCCGCGAGCGACAGCCACGCTCGAACGCTTCTTGACGTCATTTCAGCGATCACGTCGGTATCGCTCGTCGCCATCACAGTCTCCGCAGACTCGTCACTACGTGACGAGTATGAGTCCATCCAGATTTCTGAGGAGGGCACTGGTGGGAGCATTCCCGTAGCCGCGGCGCGGTTCCTCCTGTACCAGTTTCAGATGGCACGTGTTATCCGTCGCCGTCCCGAATCGACCGTGCTGTTTTTCGGCGTGACGTCGTATCTCCTCCCGATCATTGCAGCAAAAATTACGGGGAAGAAAGTCGTCCTCCAGCCCCGTGGAGACGTTCCACTCACATTGCGTCTCCAGTGGCAACAGCGTATGCCCAACGTCTTCGCGCGCACTCTGGCGGGATGTGTGTGGACACTCGAGTGGATTGGGTATCAATCGGCCGATGCCATCGTCACGTACACCCCGTCGATGGCCGAGGAACTGGGACTCGATCGATTCGACTACAAACTCTATCCTCACGGGGCAAGGTACGTAAATCTCGATCGGTTCTATCCGCATCGTCCCTTCGAAGAGCGGGATCGCGTGGTCGGTTTCCTGGGTCGACTCGACGAAGAGAAAGGAATCCGGACACTCGCCGAGGTCGCGAAACGGCTACCAGACGACGTTACGTTCCGGTTTATCGGTGACGGAGCGCTTCGGGACTGGCTTGAGGCGGAACTCTCCGAGGAAATCACTTCAGGCCAGGTCGAAATAACTGGCTGGGTCGACCACGATGCCGTTCCCGAAGAGTTGAGCCATCTCCGGTTGCTTGTGATGCCTTCCGCGCCTACTGAGGGACTACCAACAACGATCCTCGAGGCGATGGCGTGTGGGACGCCGGTCTACGCGACGCCCGTCTCGGGTGTTCCGGACGTAGTTCGGGAGGGAGAGACGGGGTTTTTGATGGACGAAGTTGAACCTGCGGAAATTGCTGAAAGCATCACATCGATACTGGTCCGGGACGATCTCGATGGATTGAGCCATAATGCTCGAGTTATGATTGATGAGGAATACAGTTTCGATGCTGCGGTTAAGCGATATCGAGTGATTCTGAGAGATGCTTAAAATGGATCTCACAGGGCGGCCAGTGAAATGAAAGATATTTACCACACCGATATAATCAGTCGCCATAATGACTGTCGTCGTTTTCGGGATTGACGCACTTGATCCGGATCTGGTCGATCCTGACCAACATCCCAACTTAACTCTAGAGACCCACGACCGGATTGAAACAATTAACAGTTCAGCCGGCGAACCGAGCACACATGAGCTCTGGCCGACGATTATTACAGGCCTTTCACCCGAAGAACACGGCCTGAAACTCGACGACGGTGTAGCATGGGAAAATCCTGTACTAAACTTTGGCAGTACGGTCGCTGACTACTTTCTCCCGAAGTCCCTGCAAACGCGAATCGGCGGCTGGCTCCTGACGAATACGGAGACCGATGCATTTCGAACGAACGTAACGTACTACGAGAAAAACGAGCTCTCGACAGTCTTCGACGGCTACGAGTCGAAAGCAATTGGGATTCCAAACTACGTTGTTAATCCCAATGAAGAAGATCGCGAACATCAATTACGACGACAAATGGGTGATCTGTTTGCACGTGATGGTGACGCTATGGGTGGCCACACGTCGTCGGACCCGGATC is a genomic window of Natrarchaeobaculum aegyptiacum containing:
- the aglG gene encoding glucosyl-dolichyl phosphate glucuronosyltransferase, which codes for MQVSVVVCTYAPERYDDFVEAVESVLEQTYDSLEVVLVVDGTEEVYEQVQSDFGALENVVTHCNDENRGVSASRTTGAELASGDVVAFIDDDAIAEPNWAAELVAVYESTDALAVGGRMVGEWLAGRPWFLPEEFYWLVGVTYPGFAEDGAEVRNTFESNISFRRDVFLELGGFDPDLGPTADEYSHSEGAEIGARLRATYGRGVVYTADAVVRHKVFEHRIQFSWLCKRAFEQGQSKRAMERRDAASAGEEYGYLRMLFTQHVPRRIRQLLQSPSSAAVVQFLMMFVFTLIVGVGYVHSAAMAFRGE
- a CDS encoding alkaline phosphatase family protein; this translates as MTVVVFGIDALDPDLVDPDQHPNLTLETHDRIETINSSAGEPSTHELWPTIITGLSPEEHGLKLDDGVAWENPVLNFGSTVADYFLPKSLQTRIGGWLLTNTETDAFRTNVTYYEKNELSTVFDGYESKAIGIPNYVVNPNEEDREHQLRRQMGDLFARDGDAMGGHTSSDPDQFYELCMEMSMIRLARIRRALRSRQHELVFGYTSGLDLIGHVSYDRPALQGRAYEELDEFVGELVSDLDESNELVLVSDHGLQDGLHTEEAMVAATKPAMIEKISSVLDVCEAIEFELDHTDHTPTPPSDQRTKLGDSDKVREQLEDLGYL
- a CDS encoding CDP-glycerol glycerophosphotransferase family protein encodes the protein MVFVLSLVVPRTDHIWVFMAGEGSRFADNSKYLFLHCDEKADVRNVWIGTDPEIIAEIRNAGHEAYLTRSLRGKYVMLRAGVYFETHGPIAPEYTGTARLVHLTHGNYLKVMLNDHTRDWPWLLEFAVDVFFERRRRYVVTSDGSPMDNMMSMRDVPAERMLVTGFPRNDVLLQDVRGERLGVDQRVLEEYLQVAGNGDVVLYAPTYREAYGERNGTSFAEFDIPFAALNDILADHDAHLFVSPHPATTFDHNLEGYDHVSVLETGGDLYPYLEHCDVLVTDYSGIFYDYLLLDRPMVFYAPDLKAYESDRGLYFDYEDHVPGPVATDSSQFVQSIREAMDGDDRYSDRREHLRDEFYADPDGNASERVVRAVVEWLQ
- a CDS encoding glycosyltransferase family 4 protein translates to MSDIDDVCVVTHPLGSASDSHARTLLDVISAITSVSLVAITVSADSSLRDEYESIQISEEGTGGSIPVAAARFLLYQFQMARVIRRRPESTVLFFGVTSYLLPIIAAKITGKKVVLQPRGDVPLTLRLQWQQRMPNVFARTLAGCVWTLEWIGYQSADAIVTYTPSMAEELGLDRFDYKLYPHGARYVNLDRFYPHRPFEERDRVVGFLGRLDEEKGIRTLAEVAKRLPDDVTFRFIGDGALRDWLEAELSEEITSGQVEITGWVDHDAVPEELSHLRLLVMPSAPTEGLPTTILEAMACGTPVYATPVSGVPDVVREGETGFLMDEVEPAEIAESITSILVRDDLDGLSHNARVMIDEEYSFDAAVKRYRVILRDA